One window from the genome of Hyphomonas neptunium ATCC 15444 encodes:
- a CDS encoding potassium transporter TrkG has translation MNYASVIRVLALLMLILAGCAASAALLAWALGETPQIISFGATALGISVFASSVLLLAPKPRRRARPSDALAVTLMWWFLSPAAAAMPFVFGVANNSVSVALFEAASCLTTTGHSILDFPDGAWPVSLLYWRGLLHLLGTYAAVIMAAGVFAAINLGGPGVHRTVLFTVPDASYFDAMPRIYTGVGIMLGITISFILILLLMAGVPPVRALADAVSVISTGLVLPDAETFLPVNPVAGMIMAFGLAIGALGLAVWLPLRIGAVKTAITDPETVVFILLMVIFAAAVIPVGISLQDALGWSLSSLSTSGIPLSAAAREQQIPLTIAVLPALIGGSALSAAGGIKIARFIVLGQRAGQEFRQLGYRRSILSFRFRDRELDERSVIGVWVYFIVYAGAVFSVITAFAFFEVPFEDSIRLSIGALTSSGGLIGQATDNLGPAGQILLSIAMVLGRVEILTVLPALSLSFWRG, from the coding sequence ATGAACTACGCGTCGGTCATCCGTGTTCTGGCTTTGCTGATGCTGATCCTGGCGGGCTGCGCGGCTTCGGCGGCGCTGCTCGCCTGGGCGCTTGGTGAAACGCCCCAGATCATTTCCTTTGGCGCGACCGCTCTGGGTATCTCGGTATTCGCGTCCAGCGTCCTGCTGCTGGCGCCCAAGCCTCGCCGCCGCGCGCGGCCGTCCGACGCGTTGGCGGTCACGCTGATGTGGTGGTTCCTGTCGCCTGCGGCTGCGGCGATGCCGTTCGTGTTCGGTGTCGCGAACAATTCGGTCTCCGTGGCCCTGTTCGAGGCGGCGTCCTGCCTCACCACAACCGGTCATTCCATTCTCGACTTTCCGGATGGGGCCTGGCCGGTCAGCCTGCTTTATTGGCGCGGCCTGTTGCATCTTCTGGGAACCTACGCGGCCGTCATCATGGCAGCCGGCGTATTCGCGGCAATCAATCTCGGTGGTCCGGGTGTTCATCGCACGGTCCTCTTCACGGTGCCCGATGCCAGCTATTTTGACGCCATGCCCCGCATCTATACCGGCGTCGGCATCATGCTGGGCATCACCATCAGCTTCATCCTGATCCTGCTCCTTATGGCCGGCGTGCCGCCCGTCCGCGCACTAGCGGATGCGGTGAGTGTCATTTCGACGGGCCTTGTCCTGCCCGATGCGGAGACCTTCCTGCCGGTAAACCCGGTCGCCGGTATGATCATGGCGTTTGGTCTTGCCATCGGCGCGCTGGGCCTGGCCGTATGGCTGCCCCTGCGCATTGGCGCCGTCAAAACGGCCATAACTGATCCGGAAACGGTGGTTTTCATCCTGTTGATGGTGATCTTTGCCGCCGCGGTGATCCCGGTTGGCATTTCCCTTCAGGATGCTTTGGGCTGGTCACTATCCAGCCTGTCCACATCAGGCATCCCACTGTCGGCGGCGGCGCGGGAGCAGCAGATTCCCCTGACCATCGCCGTCCTTCCGGCCCTGATTGGTGGCTCAGCATTGTCAGCGGCTGGGGGCATCAAGATCGCCCGCTTCATAGTCCTGGGTCAGCGCGCGGGCCAGGAATTCCGCCAGCTTGGCTATCGCCGCTCGATCCTCAGTTTCCGGTTTCGTGACCGCGAGCTCGACGAGCGCAGTGTCATCGGCGTCTGGGTCTATTTCATTGTGTATGCCGGGGCGGTCTTTTCGGTCATCACGGCCTTCGCTTTTTTCGAGGTGCCGTTTGAGGATTCGATTCGCCTCTCGATCGGGGCGCTGACGAGTTCGGGCGGGCTGATCGGGCAGGCTACGGATAATCTGGGTCCGGCGGGCCAGATACTGCTCAGTATTGCCATGGTTTTGGGCAGGGTTGAAATTCTGACCGTGCTTCCGGCCCTTTCCCTCAGCTTCTGGCGGGGGTAA
- the trkA gene encoding Trk system potassium transporter TrkA, whose product MHVLICGAGRVGQGIARRLAREKHEITIIDESPDLVDQVSIDLDVRGVVGHAAHPDVLKRARAADCEMIIAVTHFDEINMVICQIAHTLFSVPFKIARVRDRSYLEPAWKNIFSREGLPIDMVISPEAEVGDAILQRFRTPGTIMSANFAGGHVKLLGFELRADNPLIDVAVDQIKGLFPDLSARIIGIGRGDSIHAPRGKDVLKPGDRAYVAVLDAHASRLTSIFNTEQSRLDHVVIVGGGNVGLHVAKMLERESHIRVRLIERDPERANKAVAAVKRSIVIQGDGLNPDILAEGGVDRADFIIAITDDDKANLLISNLAKRAGAKRALALINSPELAGLASDMRVDTVLDPRALTVSQILMRMRRGRILSLQSLEDGMAEVAEGVTLETSSLIGKPLGYDDLPEGMTAAAVVRGNQVIMADDDVTVRPEDHLILFYEAEMVRAVEKFFRVNPDYF is encoded by the coding sequence ATGCACGTTCTGATCTGCGGCGCCGGGCGGGTGGGGCAGGGCATTGCCCGCCGCCTCGCACGGGAAAAGCACGAGATTACCATCATTGATGAGAGCCCGGACCTTGTGGACCAGGTATCCATCGATCTGGATGTCCGCGGGGTCGTCGGGCATGCAGCCCACCCGGACGTGCTCAAGCGCGCGCGGGCGGCCGACTGCGAAATGATCATCGCCGTCACGCATTTTGACGAGATCAACATGGTGATCTGCCAGATCGCTCACACATTGTTCTCGGTGCCCTTCAAGATCGCCCGTGTCAGGGACCGGTCTTATCTGGAGCCCGCCTGGAAGAATATCTTCTCCCGCGAAGGCCTACCCATCGACATGGTCATCTCCCCGGAGGCTGAGGTCGGCGACGCCATCCTCCAGCGCTTCCGCACGCCGGGCACGATCATGAGCGCCAACTTCGCCGGCGGGCACGTAAAGCTGCTCGGCTTTGAACTGCGTGCTGACAATCCGCTGATTGATGTCGCCGTCGACCAGATCAAAGGTCTGTTCCCGGATCTTTCCGCCCGTATCATCGGCATCGGCCGGGGCGACTCGATCCATGCGCCGCGCGGCAAGGACGTCCTCAAGCCTGGTGACCGCGCCTATGTCGCCGTCCTCGACGCGCATGCCAGCCGTCTCACCTCCATCTTCAACACCGAGCAGAGCCGGCTCGATCACGTCGTCATCGTCGGCGGCGGCAATGTTGGCCTTCATGTTGCCAAGATGCTGGAGCGCGAAAGCCATATCCGCGTCCGTCTGATCGAGCGCGACCCCGAGCGTGCCAACAAGGCAGTCGCCGCCGTCAAGCGCTCGATCGTCATTCAGGGCGATGGTCTGAACCCGGACATTCTGGCCGAAGGCGGCGTGGACCGCGCAGATTTCATCATCGCCATCACCGATGATGACAAGGCCAACCTCCTGATCAGCAACCTAGCCAAGCGGGCTGGCGCGAAACGCGCGCTCGCCCTGATCAATTCGCCCGAGCTCGCCGGCCTTGCGTCCGACATGCGCGTAGACACGGTGCTCGACCCACGCGCCCTCACGGTCTCGCAGATCCTCATGCGCATGCGCCGGGGCCGCATCCTCAGCCTGCAATCGCTGGAAGACGGGATGGCGGAAGTCGCCGAAGGCGTCACGCTCGAAACCTCCTCCCTCATCGGCAAGCCGCTTGGTTATGACGATCTGCCTGAGGGGATGACCGCTGCCGCCGTTGTGCGCGGCAATCAGGTGATCATGGCCGATGATGACGTCACGGTTCGTCCGGAAGATCACCTCATCCTGTTCTATGAGGCGGAAATGGTGCGCGCGGTCGAGAAGTTCTTCCGGGTGAACCCGGACTACTTCTGA
- a CDS encoding sigma-54-dependent transcriptional regulator: MALDILVVDDEPDIRELMAGVLGDEGYAVRTADTAERALEEVRSRTPRLVILDVWLQGSGMDGLSLLKYLKSIDPILPVIVISGHGNIETAIAAIRRGAFDFIEKPIKADRLMLVVERAIEAAALRYENAALRNRTGDEERWIGNSQAAAALRASLDKVAPTNSRVLITGPAGVGKELAARLIHKNSSRADGPFVVVNAATIAPDQMEIALFGEEDQTGRTVRVGLFERAHTGTLLLDEVADMPIGTQNKILRVLTEQRFQRVGGRSDVSVDVRVMAATTKDLKAEIDAGNFREDLYYRLSVVPLRVPSLSERRDDIVELANYFCERIAETSGLTYRSFTTEALAVLQSMEWPGNIRQLRNMVERILILSPADSPRPISVDELPRDQGRGPSPAAKAGSAELVGLSLRDAREQFEREYLTLQITRFNGNISRTAEFIGMERSALHRKLKALGISTGVRHDT; this comes from the coding sequence ATGGCACTCGACATCCTGGTAGTGGACGATGAGCCTGACATCCGTGAGCTGATGGCAGGTGTCCTCGGCGACGAAGGTTATGCTGTCCGTACCGCAGACACCGCCGAGCGCGCGCTGGAGGAAGTCCGCTCGCGCACGCCCCGTCTCGTGATCCTCGACGTGTGGCTGCAGGGCAGCGGCATGGATGGTCTCTCGCTCCTGAAATATCTCAAGTCGATTGACCCGATCCTTCCGGTGATCGTCATCAGCGGGCACGGCAATATCGAAACGGCCATCGCCGCCATCCGGCGCGGGGCATTCGATTTTATCGAAAAGCCGATCAAGGCAGATCGCCTGATGCTGGTTGTGGAGCGCGCCATCGAAGCGGCCGCGCTGCGCTATGAGAATGCCGCGCTGCGCAATCGCACGGGCGATGAGGAGCGCTGGATCGGCAACAGCCAGGCCGCCGCTGCCCTGCGCGCGTCGCTGGACAAGGTCGCGCCGACCAATTCGCGCGTCCTCATCACTGGCCCCGCTGGCGTCGGCAAGGAGCTCGCCGCCCGTCTTATTCACAAGAACTCCAGCCGCGCCGATGGCCCGTTTGTCGTCGTCAATGCCGCTACCATTGCGCCCGATCAGATGGAGATTGCCCTTTTCGGAGAGGAAGATCAGACCGGGCGGACCGTGCGCGTCGGCCTGTTCGAGCGCGCGCATACCGGCACGCTGCTGCTCGACGAAGTCGCCGACATGCCCATCGGCACGCAGAACAAGATCCTTCGCGTGCTGACAGAGCAGCGCTTTCAGCGCGTCGGCGGGCGGTCCGATGTCAGTGTAGATGTCCGCGTCATGGCGGCCACCACCAAAGACCTCAAAGCGGAGATCGACGCCGGAAATTTCCGCGAAGACCTCTATTACCGCCTCAGTGTCGTGCCGCTGCGCGTGCCCTCGCTGTCCGAGCGCCGGGACGACATTGTCGAGCTCGCCAACTATTTCTGCGAACGCATCGCCGAGACCTCCGGCCTCACCTATCGCAGTTTCACGACCGAGGCCCTGGCCGTGCTCCAGTCGATGGAGTGGCCGGGAAATATCCGCCAGCTTCGCAATATGGTCGAGCGCATCCTGATCCTCTCGCCGGCGGATTCGCCCCGTCCGATCAGCGTGGATGAGCTGCCGCGCGATCAGGGCCGGGGGCCGTCGCCCGCGGCAAAAGCGGGCTCTGCCGAGCTGGTGGGCCTCTCCCTGCGTGACGCCCGCGAGCAGTTCGAGCGGGAATATCTTACCCTGCAGATCACCCGTTTTAACGGAAACATCTCGCGGACGGCCGAGTTCATCGGTATGGAGCGCTCAGCACTGCACCGAAAATTAAAGGCTTTGGGAATATCCACGGGCGTTCGTCACGATACCTGA
- a CDS encoding sensor histidine kinase: protein MSTTAANSQANKASWALFEGLFIIAALVAVFATFIAISGVVPDDPTAGATPWLLGLNFILLIVLAIIVTREYLQIRVGKEDGSGKLARRFVLLFGFSALIPAMVVAVFMGTFITRGLDRWLGERVDHLMEQNAEIFRTYVENFQATFDSDMRLAALDVESFARQVDQSLAIAPPTEDGDGAIYDYASTTFFDGLRSELASREFLTIAILGADGVDLVAEASVQEPILLLPPKSAYLEADEGAVATTLYEGRGLATALIRISAPTDGYIYAVKVFDRNAARSLREAEAALEEYYAAKRSGGRLQIIFVIGYAQIAGLVLLLAGRLGLEAAGRVTGPIGRLASAAHTVRDGDLSVRVPVSGPVDELHALGHSFNAMTEQLANQREALIRARNDEEDRRRFVETLLAELGAGVMRVGPDGMISLANRSAAEMLGLPGIDEGAPLSSVAPEFERYVRDTIERDAPVDATLDLSIGGETRNIRLKTALGPEGGCVITFDDTTRLVNAQRQLAWRDVARRIAHEIRNPLTPIMLSTERLKRRYGPKIDDPDGVFDRCIETILRKVDDIARMVEEFSSFARMPKPSVAPFDMRDLLQEAIFSQSVVSPDIDIMLETDLKTAPYLGDDRLLGQAFGNLLKNAAEAIEGQPIEHDVSGHIRIILQQEVRGLEIIIEDNGPGFPAEVRNRLLEPYVTTREKGTGLGLAIVNRIIVDHGGSISLQNRPDGLRGARVRVVLPENGALVMQSEDNSADEVGGTDRLPYPLSL, encoded by the coding sequence GTGTCGACGACCGCAGCTAACTCTCAGGCCAACAAGGCAAGCTGGGCCCTGTTTGAAGGGCTCTTCATCATTGCGGCCCTGGTCGCGGTGTTTGCGACCTTTATTGCCATTTCCGGGGTCGTTCCCGACGATCCGACGGCGGGCGCAACGCCCTGGCTGCTCGGCCTGAACTTCATTCTCCTCATCGTACTCGCCATCATCGTAACGCGCGAATACCTGCAGATCCGCGTCGGCAAGGAAGATGGCAGTGGCAAACTCGCCCGCCGGTTCGTGCTGCTGTTCGGTTTCTCGGCGCTGATCCCGGCGATGGTCGTGGCCGTGTTCATGGGCACCTTCATCACGCGCGGCCTGGACCGCTGGCTGGGCGAACGGGTCGACCATCTGATGGAACAGAATGCGGAAATCTTCCGCACCTATGTCGAAAACTTCCAGGCGACCTTTGATTCCGACATGCGCCTCGCAGCGCTCGACGTGGAAAGCTTCGCCCGCCAGGTGGACCAGAGCCTCGCCATTGCCCCGCCCACCGAAGATGGGGACGGGGCCATCTATGACTATGCCTCCACCACCTTCTTCGACGGTCTGCGCTCCGAACTGGCCAGCCGCGAGTTTCTCACCATCGCCATTCTCGGCGCAGACGGGGTCGATCTCGTTGCCGAAGCGAGCGTTCAGGAACCCATTCTCCTGCTGCCACCCAAGTCAGCCTATCTCGAGGCCGATGAAGGCGCGGTGGCGACCACGCTCTATGAGGGCCGCGGCCTTGCAACGGCGCTCATTCGCATCTCCGCGCCCACGGACGGCTATATCTATGCCGTGAAGGTGTTCGACCGGAACGCGGCGCGCTCGCTGCGTGAAGCCGAAGCCGCGCTTGAAGAATACTACGCCGCTAAACGAAGCGGCGGCCGGCTGCAAATCATCTTCGTGATCGGCTATGCCCAGATTGCCGGCCTGGTTCTGTTGCTGGCCGGGCGTCTTGGCCTGGAGGCAGCCGGGCGCGTGACGGGCCCCATCGGGCGCCTCGCATCGGCCGCGCATACCGTGCGCGACGGCGATCTCAGTGTCCGCGTGCCGGTCTCCGGCCCGGTCGACGAATTGCATGCGCTGGGCCATTCATTCAACGCCATGACCGAGCAGCTAGCCAACCAGCGCGAAGCGCTCATCCGCGCCCGGAATGACGAAGAAGACCGGCGCCGGTTTGTCGAGACGCTGTTGGCCGAACTGGGCGCGGGGGTGATGCGCGTCGGCCCCGATGGCATGATAAGCTTGGCCAACCGGTCGGCCGCTGAAATGCTGGGCCTGCCAGGAATTGACGAAGGCGCGCCGCTCTCGTCGGTCGCGCCGGAGTTTGAGCGGTATGTCCGCGATACGATCGAGCGTGACGCGCCGGTCGATGCGACGCTGGACCTCAGCATCGGCGGAGAGACGCGCAACATCCGCCTCAAGACAGCGCTTGGTCCTGAAGGCGGCTGCGTGATCACATTTGACGATACCACCCGGCTCGTGAACGCCCAGCGCCAGCTCGCATGGCGCGATGTGGCCCGCCGGATTGCCCATGAAATCCGCAACCCCCTGACGCCGATCATGCTGTCTACGGAACGTCTCAAGCGCCGCTACGGGCCGAAAATCGACGATCCCGACGGTGTGTTTGACCGCTGCATCGAGACGATCCTGCGCAAGGTGGATGACATCGCTCGCATGGTGGAGGAATTCTCCTCGTTCGCCCGGATGCCCAAGCCCAGCGTCGCCCCGTTTGACATGCGCGACCTGTTGCAGGAGGCAATCTTCTCGCAGAGCGTTGTCTCCCCTGACATCGATATAATGCTGGAAACAGACCTCAAGACCGCGCCCTATCTCGGGGATGACCGCCTGCTTGGCCAGGCGTTCGGAAACCTCCTCAAGAATGCGGCAGAAGCCATTGAGGGGCAGCCCATCGAACATGATGTGTCCGGGCATATCCGGATCATTCTCCAGCAGGAAGTCCGTGGGCTGGAAATCATCATAGAAGACAATGGCCCCGGCTTTCCGGCTGAAGTCCGCAACCGGCTGCTCGAGCCCTATGTGACAACGCGGGAGAAGGGGACAGGCCTTGGCCTGGCCATCGTGAACCGCATCATCGTCGATCATGGCGGCTCCATTTCCCTTCAGAACCGGCCCGACGGACTGCGCGGCGCCCGTGTGCGTGTGGTCCTGCCGGAGAACGGCGCGCTGGTGATGCAGTCAGAAGACAATTCCGCAGACGAGGTGGGCGGGACTGACCGCTTACCTTATCCCTTGAGTTTGTAG
- a CDS encoding sigma-54-dependent transcriptional regulator, which yields MADKTVLLAEDDASIRLVVNQTLVSAGYEVRATSSPDALQRWVRNGEGDVVVTDVYLGDTSIFDLLPSMKLARPDLPFIVMSGQNTILTAASAAEHGAFDYLPKPFDIDVLSSLVRRALKSSPAPERAIHPDAQKAVADAGLPLIGRSDAMQEVYRLVAKVMNTDLTVLIEGESGTGKELAARAIHQLGQSKRGQFIALDLAAMPPAEINRELFGTDGNDGAVHLKGGTLYLDEIGDLPAEAQAQLVKLLREPGGARLIASTRRNLGRLVEDGKFREDLYYRLNVMRLAIPPLRQRKEDIPELARAFLIRAQRQGLAARTFDKSALDLMAAYDWPGNVRELENLVLRLAVLSSDSVITVMDVEREMRMGVAEQTGASLGFEAEIEGLLHRYVMGDLVSGGEGEGSNVHESVVNRVERPLIRLALSVTSGNKVRAAQLLGMNRNTLRAKINALGIAED from the coding sequence ATGGCCGACAAGACTGTTCTCCTCGCTGAAGACGATGCCAGCATCCGGCTCGTCGTGAACCAGACCCTGGTGTCCGCAGGCTATGAGGTGCGCGCCACCAGTTCCCCGGACGCGCTCCAGCGCTGGGTGCGCAATGGCGAGGGCGATGTTGTCGTCACCGACGTCTATCTCGGCGACACGTCGATCTTTGATCTTCTGCCCTCGATGAAGCTCGCCCGGCCGGATCTGCCTTTCATCGTGATGAGCGGCCAGAACACCATCCTGACCGCCGCTTCTGCTGCCGAGCATGGCGCCTTCGATTACCTCCCCAAACCCTTCGACATTGATGTCCTATCCAGCCTCGTTCGCCGTGCGCTCAAATCCTCGCCGGCGCCGGAGCGCGCCATCCACCCTGACGCCCAGAAGGCGGTCGCCGATGCGGGCCTGCCGCTGATCGGCCGGTCGGATGCGATGCAGGAGGTCTACCGCCTCGTCGCCAAGGTGATGAACACCGACCTCACCGTTCTGATCGAAGGCGAAAGCGGCACCGGCAAGGAACTCGCCGCCCGCGCCATCCACCAGCTCGGCCAGTCCAAGCGCGGCCAGTTCATCGCGCTCGACCTTGCCGCTATGCCGCCGGCCGAAATCAACCGCGAACTCTTCGGCACAGATGGCAATGACGGCGCGGTTCACCTGAAAGGTGGCACGCTCTATCTCGACGAGATTGGCGACCTTCCCGCTGAAGCCCAGGCCCAACTCGTCAAGCTCCTGCGCGAGCCCGGCGGCGCCCGCCTCATCGCCTCCACCCGGCGCAATCTTGGCCGCCTCGTGGAAGACGGCAAGTTCCGCGAAGACCTTTATTACCGCCTCAACGTGATGCGCCTTGCCATCCCGCCGCTGCGCCAGCGCAAGGAAGACATCCCCGAACTCGCCCGCGCCTTCCTGATCCGCGCCCAGCGCCAGGGCCTCGCCGCGCGCACCTTCGACAAGTCCGCGCTCGACCTGATGGCCGCCTATGACTGGCCGGGCAACGTGCGCGAGCTCGAAAACCTCGTTCTGCGCCTTGCAGTGCTCAGCTCCGATTCGGTCATCACGGTGATGGATGTCGAGCGCGAGATGCGGATGGGCGTCGCCGAGCAGACCGGCGCCAGTCTCGGCTTCGAGGCCGAAATCGAGGGGCTCCTCCACCGCTATGTGATGGGCGATCTGGTTTCCGGCGGTGAAGGGGAGGGCTCAAATGTCCACGAATCCGTTGTTAACCGCGTGGAACGGCCGCTGATCCGGCTCGCGCTGTCGGTTACCTCGGGCAACAAGGTTCGCGCGGCGCAGCTATTGGGGATGAACCGGAACACGCTGCGGGCCAAGATCAACGCCCTCGGCATTGCAGAAGACTGA
- a CDS encoding two-component system sensor histidine kinase NtrB, which produces MTTLTGERPSGLADLSPIALLHVDQRRRIANVNPAVEDMFKLSRRALVGRPLSEVVFHDSILFELIDRAERDPAEITAPSTPVSGPSMQVRTICDVRIRTVEGGNFILAMAEAPSRDSGEGVAGAAGFGRILGHEVKNPLAGIIGAAQLLERQAHAGQSELLDIIKDEARRIERLVNRLSAFELFSAPRMQACNVHALLDKVIASERAAMGARVEFRRDFDPSLPNMMGDPDHLQQAFQNIVRNAAEAASEGGRKGEVVLRTAYAAGLAVRQARLGSGLRRAMLISFEDNGQGIPREHQATIFDVFQSTKSGGRGLGLSIVSEVVNAHGGQIRVDSQPGATRFTILLPLSEA; this is translated from the coding sequence ATGACGACTTTGACTGGCGAGCGGCCCTCCGGCCTCGCAGATCTGTCCCCCATCGCGCTGCTGCATGTTGATCAGCGCCGCCGCATCGCGAATGTGAACCCGGCGGTTGAGGACATGTTCAAGCTCTCGCGCCGCGCGCTGGTCGGGCGCCCGCTGAGCGAAGTGGTGTTTCACGACTCCATTCTCTTCGAGCTGATCGACCGGGCCGAGCGCGATCCGGCTGAGATCACCGCGCCCTCCACACCGGTGTCCGGCCCCTCCATGCAGGTCCGCACCATCTGCGACGTTCGCATCCGCACAGTCGAAGGGGGTAATTTCATCCTCGCCATGGCGGAGGCCCCGTCGCGGGATTCCGGCGAAGGCGTCGCCGGCGCAGCCGGGTTCGGGCGCATCCTCGGCCATGAAGTGAAAAACCCGCTCGCCGGCATCATCGGCGCCGCCCAGCTGCTCGAGCGCCAGGCCCATGCCGGTCAGAGCGAGCTGCTCGACATTATCAAGGACGAAGCCCGCCGCATCGAGCGCCTCGTAAACCGCCTCTCGGCGTTCGAGCTGTTCTCCGCGCCCCGCATGCAGGCCTGCAACGTCCACGCGCTGCTCGACAAGGTGATCGCTTCGGAACGCGCCGCGATGGGCGCGCGCGTTGAGTTCCGCCGGGACTTTGACCCCTCCTTGCCAAACATGATGGGCGATCCCGATCACCTTCAGCAGGCCTTCCAGAATATCGTCCGCAACGCCGCCGAAGCTGCCTCCGAAGGCGGACGCAAAGGCGAGGTCGTCCTGCGTACCGCCTATGCCGCCGGCCTTGCCGTGCGACAGGCCCGGCTCGGGTCCGGCCTGCGCCGCGCGATGCTGATTTCCTTTGAAGACAACGGCCAGGGCATCCCGCGCGAGCATCAGGCCACGATCTTTGACGTGTTCCAGAGCACCAAATCCGGCGGCCGGGGCCTCGGCCTCTCGATCGTCAGCGAAGTCGTCAATGCCCATGGCGGCCAGATCCGCGTCGACAGCCAGCCGGGCGCTACCCGTTTCACCATTCTGTTGCCGCTTTCGGAGGCGTAA
- a CDS encoding tRNA dihydrouridine synthase gives MINFEAPRVWLAPMSGATDAPMRRQAVHFGAPAVVSEMVAGEMLAKARADVVRRTCRHEGAGYWIVQLAARRPEDMLAGAVLMAEAGVDVIDINMGCPSKQVTGGQSGSALMRDLPLAGEIIDAALQGAAGRPVTLKMRLGWDDENLNAPELAVMAQDRGVQMLTVHGRTRCQFYTGGANWAAVRATVDAVSLPVIVNGDISDTASAREALAQSGAYGVMLGRAAMGRPWLVGEVAAALEGRAWRRPALNEQLASLCEQITDSIDLYGASLGLRMVRKHVSAAIDELETDLPATERRQLRADLCRIGDAGELIAALRKVYLGKVLEKAVSS, from the coding sequence ATGATCAATTTTGAGGCACCTCGGGTCTGGCTGGCGCCAATGTCCGGCGCAACGGACGCCCCCATGCGGCGGCAAGCGGTGCATTTCGGCGCCCCGGCCGTAGTGTCGGAGATGGTCGCCGGCGAAATGCTCGCCAAGGCCCGGGCAGACGTTGTGCGCCGCACATGCCGCCATGAAGGTGCAGGCTACTGGATCGTCCAGCTGGCCGCCCGCCGCCCTGAAGACATGCTCGCAGGCGCCGTTCTGATGGCCGAGGCGGGCGTCGATGTCATCGACATCAATATGGGCTGCCCCTCCAAACAGGTCACCGGTGGCCAGTCCGGCTCCGCGCTGATGCGGGATCTGCCGCTGGCAGGCGAAATCATCGACGCCGCCCTCCAGGGCGCTGCAGGCCGTCCCGTCACGCTGAAAATGCGCCTCGGCTGGGACGATGAAAACCTCAACGCCCCCGAGCTCGCTGTCATGGCGCAAGACCGCGGCGTGCAAATGCTCACCGTCCACGGCCGCACGCGCTGCCAGTTCTACACAGGCGGCGCCAACTGGGCTGCTGTCCGCGCCACTGTGGACGCCGTCAGCCTGCCCGTCATCGTCAATGGCGACATCTCCGATACCGCCTCGGCCCGTGAGGCGCTCGCGCAAAGCGGCGCTTACGGCGTCATGCTCGGCCGCGCGGCCATGGGCCGGCCCTGGCTGGTGGGCGAAGTCGCCGCCGCCTTGGAAGGCCGCGCCTGGCGCAGGCCCGCCCTCAATGAACAGCTCGCCAGCCTCTGCGAGCAGATCACTGACTCGATCGATCTCTATGGGGCCAGCCTTGGCCTCAGGATGGTGCGCAAGCATGTCTCTGCCGCCATCGACGAACTGGAAACTGACCTGCCGGCCACAGAACGCCGGCAGCTGCGCGCCGATCTCTGCCGGATAGGGGACGCCGGAGAGCTGATCGCTGCGCTGCGTAAGGTCTATCTTGGAAAGGTGTTGGAGAAGGCGGTGTCCTCATGA